Within the Hevea brasiliensis isolate MT/VB/25A 57/8 chromosome 2, ASM3005281v1, whole genome shotgun sequence genome, the region TGTGAATCAGCTGAGGTGGGGGTTCCTCTTTATTTTTCCTGCCTTTTTCCCTTTTTATAGCCTAATTATGagtccttttattattattattatttgtaagTAACTAAGGGTGATTCTCTTGAATGTACCACAAGCTTTTGAAAATATTGATCTCCTCATTAGATATGACGTTAAGACATCTGTTGATGTGAAACTGTTTCTGAATATAAACAGGACAGTTGTAGTTCAAAGATGCCCATAACAGTTCTGCTTATATTCTTCTCCCAGTACTAGTATGGGTTGTTCCATTTCTGGGGAAAAAGTGAAGGTTTGATGAAAGCGAAACAGTGAGCCTTAAAGGTTTTATGGACAGTTTAATTTAGAACATGTGTGTTTGATTTGTGACGAAATTCTTCTTAACAGTTTGTGGTCTAAATTTATCATTTGAGTCCACATGCTTTCTGACGATCTTAACCTTGTGCTCCCGACCTCTGGGGAGGGAAGGTTAGAATTAGTGAAACATTTGTTTTATAAACAGCCAGTTGCCTGCAATGAGATGATACCAACCCATTAAAAGTTGCCTAGCAAGTTGATGTGTCGTCCAGTAGGTACATAATAAGCGTATACGTTGCATGGGGTTTGTTCCCCCTTAAAAAATCATTGTCTATACTTCTTTCTATGGACATTATTGTCATTAAGTTTCTATCTAAAAACATCAACTGAAAAATAACATTTCATGATATATTATAATTGTTTATGAAATGttcatatttttaaaactattgtatggtttcttttttctttatgtAAAAACTAAAAAGGGACGATTCAGCGGTGCGGAGAGGCCATTTTgtcttttttctcttttaataTCGCAGTCGACagcatttttttataatatatatatatatatgtatcacACTCGTGAGGTaagttttattttttgaattgcaTAGTTGCATTTCAAGGCCTATAGGGTAAAACATTACATCTTGCATACAAAGGGTTAATTcttaactcaattcaactaaacttttatcctAAGAATTTAAGGTTGGCTATATAGATTCTTTTTCttcattctaaacgattttggattagatccttagaaatgtgtaatgcttttaggtcatgttgtattattattctccaagtcaatttaggtctaccccatcttttctttctatcctttaacctaatatactctacttgtctaattggagcctctgtatatctacgcttcacatgattaaatcattttaatttcttttttctcaacttatcttcaattgacactactcctactttttctctaagactctcattacggattttatctagtctagtatgactactcattcaccttaacattcttatctctgtaactcttatcttagaaaCATACGACTCCTTTATTGtctaacactcactaccatataatatggcTGGTCGTATAGTTGTacgataaaatttttctttcaacttattgggaatcttacgatcatataAATCTTCTGTGGCATTTCTCTATTTCAAccgtccggctttaatcctatgactaacatcctcttcacatcctccatctacttgaaTGATTGAGCTaaaatatttaaagtgattactttgggtcagtactactccatccaaactaactcatttcctatcaccaatttggccttcactgaacttataATACatgtattctattttcgttctatttaacttaaaaccctttaactctagagtatttctccaaagttctagctttctattaactcctcGCGTCTCATTTATTAGAACTAtgtcatctgcaaacatcatgcaccaagggatactctcttatatatatttcgtcaattcctctaaaactaatgtaaaaaggtaagggtttACAGCTAAACTTTGATGTAATCTAATTGAGATAGGAAAATTTCTCGTGTCCCCTCCAACTGTGCGCATAATAGTAGTTGtttcttcatacatatcttttaacacttgtatgtacctaatagatatatTCTTTTGTTCTAACAATCTCCATAAGACATATtttggaatactatcataagccttcaaatcaataaaaaccatgtgtagatctttcttcacaactCTAAGGCTCAGAAATATAGCCTATACAGAAATTATCCCAACTCAAAGAAACCATGCCATGCATGTCATGAACTCTAGGAAAACACCAAGAGCAACATCAGAAACCACCACTACTGATCCTCCTAGAAGCTAGAGTTGGATTCAGTAGATGGAAAAGCACCAATCAAAGGCTTTCGCTGCTACAAGAGCTTGCCTCTGTCCTTGTAGTCCCAATTGGAGCTTCATCTCTGCCATACACTGGGTGTCAAGAACCAGAAAGCACAGTCATCGCCGGCGACTCTTTAGAGGGGATGGCGTAGAGCTCTCGATGTCTCAATCTCGTATGGTTAAATGGGGGTCATCAGCCACTAGATGCGGTTGGCACAAAGACCCAAAGTTACTTCCATCAAACATGCAAAAGACCCTCGATGTTCAGTGATCACTATAAACAACAACAAGCTTTGCTCAAGACAACAAAatatagatttaattttgcaggtCTTCACTGAAACCCTCCCATTTTCATCTATACCTATAAGAAAAAGAAaaccttcaaaaactgaaaaattgacggTCTCGAGAGATAAATAATAAGATGAACTTTGAGAGAAATATTTTTTCTCTAAAATGAGAGAGAGAACTTAGTTATTTTTGATAATGCCTATACCTCAATAGATATATTAAGATAGTATTGAGTAGCCGTTATATGatggattaaaaaaataaaaaaaatggtaatcaaattaaaattaacataataAACTATTGAATCGTCCGACAGGTGGTCTTGTCCCATTGTTATGGGGAGCAAATAATATGGCAAATAAATAGCCAATTAGTTGTTAATACTGAATTCCTGTTGAgcttgaatttttaaattaaattgtggCTTGACCTTCTCAGGCTTGTGCAGCACACTTGTCgcttgaagatttttttttttttttatatgggagCTTGATGAATTTGTTCTTTTTGAGACTCCATCTACtttgcatttaaaaaaaaattattaatttaaaattatttatttattgcaaAAGTAATGGAGCAAATAAAACAAAGATTCCCAGACCAGACATATATGAGCTAGCCGGAAACACGTGGAGATGCGGCGATGCGTAGATACCACAGAATTTGTGCTGCCACGTAAGATGCCTTAAATAGCAGAGCATATCGTTCAGGATCTGATTAAAAAAATGGACACTACAGCATGACGCGGATGGATAAGAATCAGCGTcggttttctcctttttttttttttttcattttttttccccTCGTTGCTTTCAAATGATTTCAGCCCTTCATTTTACTGACCATGACCTATCCCAACGGTGTGATCGCGCAAAGATACAGGTTAGGGACAAAAATTTAGGAGTACAATAAATGACTAAAATTAGGGTTGGACTACCAAAATACGCAGAATATAAAgtatttcataaataataattatatttaattttttaaattaattatttttttaattttatttttataaaatataataaatatttacataattttataaaattaatattattactttctttttaattaaatcaattatttatcatatttatcacattgatatttattttttaaaattttaaaaaaataataaataagtaaattattaatatttttttataaaaataaaattattatttataggtGGAGgaagtataaatgagaaaaggattAGGCTTTAATAAGGTTGTAAATTGGCTAGTTAAATAAGTTTACCCATAGTTGTCTATGAAAATAGCATCACATCACTACCCACGACTTTGCCTATGACTACGGCAGTACCCACAGAATATGGGTGAAGGTGGGTGGCAGCCGTATATAACCCTCCCCAGATACCACCAAACTGGAAAAAGACCTAGTTGGGATCTCTTTGAACCGTACAATAACAAAAAACCACATACCCAATTAGAGGAGGGCCTCAATTCCTGTGGAGGATTTGCCTTTTGCGTTATTGCTTTGGGACTCACTTTCATTTTATCACATCCTCAAATTATATTTTCTAACTTCTCTTCATACATATATATGCCACAAACTATCATATGTTATGTGGATGCCATGAGTATAACATTATGcacataattattatttatttttttataaatagtttcaatttcaattttaactcgaatttttataattttagaaataatttttgtaaaatttattaattaattattttaattagtaaaaataattaaaattttttaataaaaagtaaaattttattaaatggaaaattaatatataaaaaaaaaagagaaagtgaGGAGGCGAGGGTGAAGTAGAAAATGGAGTTGATGTGGTGGATAAGTTGATTAATTTTAAGttgttaatattaattttattttattttattttgaaggAGGAGATAATAGAAATCACAAGCTCGAGTTGCTAAATCTGTGACCCCTGCATAATTGTGTACTTGCAATCGAGTTCTTGCCTAGCAACTTCCCATTCGTTTGTCACATATACTGAAAacgaaaggaagaagaagaagatttcTTGTCCTATGCAGGCTTAAAGGAGAGCAACAAGCAAGGATTGATGGGTATTTCTCAATCATCTATGTTCATTCACCAAGATATTTTCTTTCAATCTCTTCTTTCTCTTACGCCTCACTCTCACAACACAAGCTCTGTAGCTTGAAAACATTCTCTCTCaccctttcttcaattctttaaTTCAACCCAGAACTCACTTCATCAATCTCTATCTTTTCTTAACCCTGATTCGCTATCCTGCCTTAGCTGTGCCACATGGGATTGGGGCTGATTTCCAAAACGAGGATACAGAATTTCAAAGGGGACCAATCCAAATGGAATCACACTTGGCTCTGATTGAACAATCGTTCAATAGTTATTACTCTATCTGGGCACGAGAAGTTCTCGATGAAttgcctgaaagttttaccatcaCTGATGCTTGCATCTCTGACCACCCGATTGTCTTCGCCAGCAGTGCGTTTTTGAAGATGTCCGGCTATTCTAAGGAcgaggttataggccaaaatggaAGGATTTTTCAGGGGCCTAAGACTAACCGAACATCCGTCATGGAAATCCGCGAGGCGATTCGGGAAGAGAGGGCGCTGCAGATCAGTTTGTTGAATTATCGCAAAGACGGCACGCCGTTTTGGATGCTGTTTCACATGAGCCCTGTTTTCGGGAAGGAGGACGGGAGGGTCATTCACTTTGTAGCGGTTCAGGTGCCGATTTTGAGGAGAAATAGGTTAAACGGGTCGAGTTTGAGTGAGGAAGGGTCCGGATTTAGAGAGATTGTGTTTGGTTCGTGTAGGAGAGAAGTTTGCTTGGATTCCTTGGTGGATTTGGGTCGGGTTTTGGCATTGGATTCGGATACTAGAGGTCTCTATTTCTAGCTCTTTAGTGGGTTTCATTTTGAATACGAGGATGCTACTTCTGATtggtgccttttttttttttttttttgttaatgggTTTTGTATTACAGGATTAAATATTGAAGAGCCATGTGAAGCTAGTGAGGCAGAGAAGCGAAAAGCAACATTTGCGATTAACCATATTTTGTCCGTGCTAACTCAATATAGCGAGTCAACTGGTAAATTAGTGTGTGGAAAAAGATGCAAATTACCTGGAGCAACCGTTATCAGCTCATCTTTAAATATATCTCTTGGTAGAATCCAACAAAGCTTTGTATTGTGAGTTGTTTCAAATTCCTATATATGTTATTTTTCTGCGAAAAGGTCTCATCTTTACAAGATTGCTAATGCCTCTGCTTTCCACATGTTTGTGTGTTTTTCATTTGCAGGACGGATCCACAATTGTCAGATATGCCTATAGTTTATGCCAGTGATGCCTTCTTGAAATTGACAGGTGCTCATAGCTTTATGATATTCATACTTCTCAAATGGAAGTCATTTTAGATTGATCTGTAACTAGCGGTGTATGAATCTCTGAACAATGTGAAATTGCTCAGCTACTTGTGCCTTTTTGCTATGCCTGTAGGTTATGCTAGGGGTGAAGTGTTGGGGCGCAATTGTAGATTTTTAAGTGGAGTTGAAACAGATTCCTCTGTTCTTGAGAAGGTACAAATTTCCTGTTTTTCCACTTTCATCTGGTTTATATTACATTTATGCCTCTGTTGTGACTTGTAATGGCGGTTTTCTTCACTGAAAACTTATGCTGCTGCTGGATGCTCTTCAGATAAAGAAAAGTATTCAAGCTGAACAAGCATGTACAGTACGTATCTTAAATTACAGGTTGATACTTTTAACCGTTCTTCTATGTATTTGATAGAAATGGAGTTTTGTTCATTGGTTCTCAACAATGGTTTTCCTCGTTTACTAGGAAGAATAAGAGTACATTTTGGAACCTTCTTCACATATCACCTGTTCGTAATGCTACTGGCAAGGTACTTTGCATGCATAAACTTCTCTTATTATCTGCCTGTCATATTTTTACTGTTGATAATTTGATGGGTTTAGATCCTTTTGCCGTTGAACTAAGATCAACATGCTGCTTGACTGAGAGCAGTGAAAAGTAATTCATTTCATCTTATTTTACTCTACTGAACTTTGTACATCATTTTATTTGACTTTTTGATATGATTGCCCAATAGGAGTAATCCTTTTCTACTCTAGACATTGAACTTCAAGCCACGTATTAGTTGTCAACTTGTCATGAAAAAAGGTTGAGACTTGAAAATGACTTAGTACACTAGGCTTACTTCTATTTTCACATAGTTTAAGAAAATATAGTTAATATAGTTAAAGTGATAAATTTTGTTTTGTATTTTCCTAATATACCCTCCCTTTGTTTTGctccattaaaaattaaataactcaTGTTACTAAATTATTCTTGAAACTAATGGATTTTATTTTTCAATGCTTATTAAATAGGGCATAttagtaaattaataaataaattaatatttcaaaAAAGAGTGAAATATAATTTAAGACAGATAAAAAAAAGGAAAGTAGGCCTATCTTTATGGGACAGAAGGAGTATATAAACTTCTTGCATTTCACTAGGTTTTCTGGCAGTGCAAGTGCCATAAAATCCAAAAGAATTCTTAATGAGCCTAGGGATTTCAATCTATGTTGCATGCTTAATTTTTGTTCCCACCTCTATTTCACTATGTATGATTGATAGCAATTGTTGGTTGTATGCAAAGGATATAAGCTCAATTTGCACAAAGTTTCTTTAATATTCAGAACTGGGAAATGAGTGGTGCTGAATCTTCTTCTTTTTGTATATGGACAAGATATATTTAGAAAATCTAAATGTTTTACAAAAATGGGTTTCCTATAGGTTGGGGCTATGTCCACAAATATTCGGGCTAAACCCGCAACCTTGTCATTTTAGTGGAACAAATTATCCTTTTTCTTGTTGCCTCTCTCTCTCAATTCTGATGCTGCCCCCTTTCTATCCTGCAACTCCCTGTGTGTATGTGTTAAAGATAGCCCTTCAAAATCATCATGAAAATCACCTATGTTACTCTTTCAATTTCTATCTTGAAGTtggttcttaatttttaaattactgACAAAGAAATCTCATCATCTTTTCTTGCTCAGATTAACAATATGATTGTGTCAATCTCCTTTCCCATTGCCTGAGAAACATGAATTTCCCATGACAGGATGATCAAGCCAGTGCGCTCTTGGGAAAGTCATGTTTTTCAAACCAAGACTTAATGTGTCGCTGGAGTGCTGAGCTTGGTCATAGGTATCTTGCTAGTTTTGCTTATCTCACACCAAGGCGTACGGTTAGCAGGGAACTAGATGATCAGTTTGGTTAACTACTAAATTTCTTATGGTATATAGCATATGTGATTCTTCTGTTAGTTGGGTATAGGAAAACATAAATGGTAGTTTTACTCCCCTAACAAAGATCTGATATTTTGAGGTGTTTACTTTTCTAGACGATGCTTTGTCTTTATTTACTTTTCTAGACGATGCTTTGTCTTTATTTGTCGACCCAGTTCTTTTCCCTTTGTTTCAGTTACTTGGCTTGGAACATGAGTCCTGTTCAGCTATATCAGACAACCTCAACCATAAACCATTTTAGCATCTTTTAGGCTACTTTCCTTCCTTTTTCCCGTCAttgaaatatttctcaatatgtGTATGTGGGTGCTCTTTTAATAATCACCCTATCAATACTGTTCCTCACAGGATATCATGTGGCTCAG harbors:
- the LOC110632205 gene encoding protein TWIN LOV 1 isoform X4; this translates as MESHLALIEQSFNSYYSIWAREVLDELPESFTITDACISDHPIVFASSAFLKMSGYSKDEVIGQNGRIFQGPKTNRTSVMEIREAIREERALQISLLNYRKDGTPFWMLFHMSPVFGKEDGRVIHFVAVQVPILRRNRLNGSSLSEEGSGFREIVFGSCRREVCLDSLVDLGRVLALDSDTRGLNIEEPCEASEAEKRKATFAINHILSVLTQYSESTGKLVCGKRCKLPGATVISSSLNISLGRIQQSFVLTDPQLSDMPIVYASDAFLKLTGYARGEVLGRNCRFLSGVETDSSVLEKIKKSIQAEQACTVRILNYRKNKSTFWNLLHISPVRNATGKLLGLEHESCSAISDNLNHKPF
- the LOC110632205 gene encoding protein TWIN LOV 1 isoform X3; the encoded protein is MESHLALIEQSFNSYYSIWAREVLDELPESFTITDACISDHPIVFASSAFLKMSGYSKDEVIGQNGRIFQGPKTNRTSVMEIREAIREERALQISLLNYRKDGTPFWMLFHMSPVFGKEDGRVIHFVAVQVPILRRNRLNGSSLSEEGSGFREIVFGSCRREVCLDSLVDLGRVLALDSDTRGLNIEEPCEASEAEKRKATFAINHILSVLTQYSESTGKLVCGKRCKLPGATVISSSLNISLGRIQQSFVLTDPQLSDMPIVYASDAFLKLTGYARGEVLGRNCRFLSGVETDSSVLEKIKKSIQAEQACTVRILNYRKNKSTFWNLLHISPVRNATGKDDQASALLGKSCFSNQDLMCRWSAELGHR
- the LOC110632205 gene encoding protein TWIN LOV 1 isoform X2, which encodes MESHLALIEQSFNSYYSIWAREVLDELPESFTITDACISDHPIVFASSAFLKMSGYSKDEVIGQNGRIFQGPKTNRTSVMEIREAIREERALQISLLNYRKDGTPFWMLFHMSPVFGKEDGRVIHFVAVQVPILRRNRLNGSSLSEEGSGFREIVFGSCRREVCLDSLVDLGRVLALDSDTRGLNIEEPCEASEAEKRKATFAINHILSVLTQYSESTGKLVCGKRCKLPGATVISSSLNISLGRIQQSFVLTDPQLSDMPIVYASDAFLKLTGYARGEVLGRNCRFLSGVETDSSVLEKIKKSIQAEQACTVRILNYRKNKSTFWNLLHISPVRNATGKDDQASALLGKSCFSNQDLMCRWSAELGHSKLGVSN
- the LOC110632205 gene encoding protein TWIN LOV 1 isoform X1 — protein: MESHLALIEQSFNSYYSIWAREVLDELPESFTITDACISDHPIVFASSAFLKMSGYSKDEVIGQNGRIFQGPKTNRTSVMEIREAIREERALQISLLNYRKDGTPFWMLFHMSPVFGKEDGRVIHFVAVQVPILRRNRLNGSSLSEEGSGFREIVFGSCRREVCLDSLVDLGRVLALDSDTRGLNIEEPCEASEAEKRKATFAINHILSVLTQYSESTGKLVCGKRCKLPGATVISSSLNISLGRIQQSFVLTDPQLSDMPIVYASDAFLKLTGYARGEVLGRNCRFLSGVETDSSVLEKIKKSIQAEQACTVRILNYRKNKSTFWNLLHISPVRNATGKIAYYVGVQIEEGCKSQEWHGLNAEMRQLSCVGAVRVAVRSSSIGTGSSK